In a genomic window of Desulfopila inferna:
- a CDS encoding rhodanese-related (seleno)protein → MKKIILILLAILAVGSAPLSAGAVATIDKDELKAMLGSSEFILVDVRVAADWDSSDSKIQGAVRLPADEIDTAVRNFPRDHTLVFYCAUPNEATSASVAQRFVAEGFTQVYVLKGGWREWLNSDYPVEKK, encoded by the coding sequence GTGAAAAAGATTATCCTGATTCTTCTGGCCATCTTAGCTGTTGGCTCAGCACCGTTGTCGGCCGGGGCAGTGGCTACTATCGATAAAGATGAGCTGAAGGCGATGCTTGGTTCTTCCGAATTTATTCTTGTAGATGTGAGAGTGGCAGCTGACTGGGACTCAAGTGACTCTAAAATACAAGGGGCCGTTCGCCTTCCTGCCGATGAAATTGATACCGCTGTGCGGAACTTTCCCAGGGATCATACCCTAGTTTTTTACTGTGCCTGACCCAATGAAGCTACCAGCGCCAGTGTGGCGCAAAGATTTGTCGCAGAGGGCTTCACTCAGGTCTACGTCTTGAAAGGCGGCTGGAGGGAGTGGCTAAACAGTGATTATCCCGTCGAGAAGAAATGA
- a CDS encoding ABC transporter ATP-binding protein gives MKVIRTYRKGEDSRENTGKPPYSRLLSHILPLFKQYRYRLMLGFTALLAVDFLQLTIPRLLKKGVDSLAAQTATPDSLLYYSVFIIIIALAVTCLRFVWRYTIIGFSRYLERAIRNRIFNHILKMDEAFFEKRTTGDIMAHASNDLTAVQMACGMGLVAAVDALVMTIAAIGFMSMLHVKLTILALLPMPFLAIFTRILSARLHRRFNTVQEQFSLLTEFSRSTLASIRLIKAYTMEKFQTTEFDKLGRKYVKSNIEVARVQGLMFPIATLVGNVGMMIILFFGGRLVVRGDITMGDFVAFITYLYMLIWPMMAIGWVTNLVQRGITSLSRIDSLMMERPLLDDPPGEKVVSDKPVFSLRNLSFCYPSSNRPVLSDIALELGPGIHGITGRTGSGKSTVCKILARFYPVEDGSLFFEGRDVNTLSLDTVRSHIGYVAQEPTLFSRTIGDNIRLGLPDASDEAVEKAARLAAIHDDIMDFPKGYQTLIGERGIKLSGGQRQRLALARALLVDRPVLLIDDGLSAVDVETEHEIFARLKEHLQGKTVVIVSNRLKLLTMTDHIIIFEEGAIAGDGRHEQLLEENSFYRAMFTKQMREDIV, from the coding sequence GTGAAAGTTATCCGCACATACAGAAAAGGTGAAGACAGTCGCGAAAACACCGGAAAACCACCCTACTCCCGCCTCCTAAGCCACATTCTGCCACTTTTCAAGCAGTACAGATACCGGCTGATGCTTGGTTTTACAGCACTGCTGGCAGTGGATTTTCTGCAGCTCACCATTCCCAGACTGTTGAAGAAAGGAGTAGACAGCCTCGCTGCTCAGACAGCGACCCCGGATTCTCTTCTCTATTATTCGGTTTTTATCATCATAATCGCCCTGGCTGTCACCTGTCTTCGTTTTGTATGGCGCTATACCATCATCGGTTTTTCGCGGTATCTGGAAAGGGCGATCCGCAATCGTATATTCAACCACATCCTCAAAATGGACGAGGCCTTTTTCGAGAAGCGCACAACCGGAGACATCATGGCCCATGCTTCCAACGACCTCACTGCCGTACAGATGGCCTGCGGCATGGGACTGGTGGCCGCGGTCGATGCCCTGGTTATGACCATTGCAGCCATCGGTTTCATGTCCATGCTCCATGTAAAACTGACTATCCTGGCCCTGCTGCCCATGCCCTTTCTCGCCATTTTCACCCGCATACTCTCGGCCCGGCTGCATCGCCGCTTCAACACGGTTCAGGAGCAATTTTCCCTGCTCACGGAATTTTCACGGTCCACGCTTGCCTCCATCAGGCTCATCAAGGCCTATACCATGGAGAAGTTCCAGACCACGGAGTTTGACAAGCTGGGCAGAAAATACGTGAAGAGTAATATCGAGGTGGCCAGGGTGCAGGGATTGATGTTCCCCATTGCCACGCTGGTAGGGAATGTGGGGATGATGATTATTCTCTTTTTCGGCGGACGCCTGGTGGTCAGGGGTGATATTACCATGGGTGATTTTGTCGCCTTCATCACTTACCTGTATATGCTTATCTGGCCGATGATGGCGATAGGCTGGGTAACCAATCTGGTACAGCGGGGCATAACCTCACTCTCCAGAATTGATTCACTGATGATGGAGCGTCCCCTGCTCGATGATCCGCCGGGAGAAAAGGTCGTCTCCGACAAACCGGTCTTTTCTCTGCGGAACCTCTCCTTTTGCTATCCTTCCTCGAATAGACCCGTGCTCAGCGATATTGCCCTGGAACTGGGACCCGGCATTCACGGCATCACCGGCAGAACCGGCAGCGGCAAATCGACAGTGTGCAAGATCCTGGCCCGCTTCTATCCGGTGGAAGACGGCAGTCTCTTCTTCGAGGGCCGGGATGTCAACACCCTCTCCCTGGATACCGTACGCTCCCACATCGGCTATGTCGCCCAGGAACCGACGCTGTTCTCCAGAACCATTGGTGACAACATCAGACTGGGGCTACCGGATGCCTCAGATGAAGCTGTGGAGAAAGCGGCACGGCTGGCTGCCATTCATGATGACATCATGGACTTCCCCAAAGGATACCAGACCCTCATCGGGGAACGGGGCATAAAACTCTCCGGCGGTCAGCGCCAGCGGCTGGCCCTGGCCCGAGCGCTATTGGTAGACCGGCCCGTTCTGCTGATTGATGACGGGTTGTCCGCCGTGGACGTGGAGACGGAGCATGAAATCTTCGCCAGACTCAAGGAACATCTACAGGGAAAAACCGTTGTCATAGTCTCCAACAGGCTGAAACTGCTCACCATGACCGACCACATCATAATCTTCGAGGAAGGTGCCATCGCCGGCGACGGCAGGCACGAACAGCTCCTGGAGGAAAACAGCTTTTACAGAGCCATGTTCACCAAGCAAATGCGTGAAGATATCGTTTAG
- a CDS encoding ABC transporter ATP-binding protein has product MKNFGYEEDKYGAALGDYHLWRRIFVFCRPHIWMLLLAVVLSLVITGATLTLPYLIQTTIDGYITNAELSLDQRLSGITTFSAVFLGAVLVLFITTFFQVVTLERIAQSIMHRIRQDLFAHMLALDPTFFDANPLGRLVTRLTNDIQNMHEMFTSVLVTIFNDLLRVLGILVVLFFINSRLALIMALYVPAAILITKLFARLARTQFRRIRNQLARLNSFLSESISGMPTLQIFGRQEESRQQHEELSQGYLQRNLQQIKLFGAFMPLTEFMSSTAIALILWFGGSEIIRQQLTLGELVAFLSYMRLFFQPLRELAQKYSIVQSAMASAERIFHLFDTRSSLKLPEKTESMENIKGNLHFKDIHFSYNDDEPIIKGINLQIRQGETVALVGTTGSGKTTLVSMLLRFYEPQKGEILLDGININRFALEDLRRFVGVVLQDIFILQDTLLANIVMDTGATREEVETILGRTGMELFVEKLPSGLDTMLGEGGQQLSTGEKQLLAFTRVLCRDPAILVLDEATAAIDTESENILEYAIDNIFAKRTSLVIAHRLSTIRRADKILVMEKGRIVEQGSHDVLMAAGGQYADLVAMDIKSGDD; this is encoded by the coding sequence ATGAAAAATTTCGGCTACGAGGAAGACAAATATGGGGCGGCGCTTGGTGATTATCACCTGTGGCGCCGTATCTTTGTCTTCTGCAGGCCTCATATCTGGATGCTTCTGCTTGCCGTTGTCCTTTCACTGGTGATTACAGGGGCCACCCTTACGCTTCCCTATCTTATCCAGACCACCATCGACGGCTATATCACTAATGCAGAGCTCAGTTTAGACCAACGGCTCAGCGGTATTACCACGTTCAGCGCCGTATTCCTGGGAGCCGTACTGGTCCTTTTCATAACCACCTTTTTTCAGGTGGTGACTCTGGAGCGGATAGCTCAGTCCATCATGCATCGTATCCGCCAGGATCTTTTCGCCCATATGCTGGCACTCGATCCAACCTTCTTCGACGCCAATCCCCTGGGTCGCCTGGTAACCCGGCTCACCAATGATATCCAGAACATGCACGAGATGTTTACCTCCGTGCTGGTGACGATCTTCAACGATCTGCTGCGGGTTCTCGGTATTCTGGTGGTGCTGTTTTTCATCAATAGCCGTCTGGCCCTGATAATGGCATTGTATGTGCCGGCCGCCATACTCATTACCAAGCTCTTTGCCCGGCTCGCCAGAACACAATTTCGCCGCATCCGTAATCAGCTGGCCCGGCTCAACAGCTTTCTCTCCGAATCGATCTCCGGCATGCCGACTCTGCAGATCTTCGGCAGGCAGGAAGAAAGCAGACAGCAGCATGAAGAGTTGAGTCAGGGGTATCTGCAGCGAAACCTTCAGCAGATCAAACTCTTCGGTGCCTTCATGCCGCTGACGGAATTTATGAGCTCAACAGCTATCGCCCTGATTCTGTGGTTCGGAGGCTCCGAAATCATCCGGCAGCAACTCACCCTGGGCGAACTGGTGGCCTTTCTCTCCTATATGCGTCTCTTTTTTCAGCCCCTTCGCGAGCTTGCCCAAAAATACTCGATCGTGCAATCCGCCATGGCCTCGGCCGAACGCATCTTTCATCTCTTCGACACCAGAAGCAGCCTGAAGCTGCCGGAAAAAACCGAGTCGATGGAAAACATCAAAGGAAATCTCCACTTTAAAGACATCCACTTCAGCTACAACGATGACGAACCGATCATCAAGGGCATTAATCTGCAGATCCGGCAGGGAGAGACGGTTGCGCTGGTTGGGACCACCGGATCCGGCAAAACAACGCTTGTCAGCATGCTGCTGCGCTTCTACGAGCCACAGAAAGGAGAAATCCTTCTGGACGGCATCAACATCAATCGTTTTGCACTGGAGGACCTGCGCCGCTTTGTCGGAGTTGTGCTCCAGGATATTTTCATCCTTCAGGATACCCTTCTCGCCAACATCGTCATGGATACGGGCGCCACCCGTGAGGAGGTGGAAACGATTCTGGGGCGGACCGGCATGGAACTGTTTGTCGAGAAACTGCCTTCCGGCCTGGACACCATGCTGGGTGAAGGAGGCCAGCAGCTCTCCACCGGTGAAAAACAGCTCCTTGCCTTCACCCGGGTGCTCTGCCGGGATCCGGCGATTCTGGTGCTGGACGAAGCGACTGCCGCCATCGATACCGAGTCGGAAAATATTCTCGAATACGCTATCGATAATATTTTCGCCAAACGTACCTCCCTGGTGATCGCCCATCGTCTCTCCACCATCCGCCGGGCCGACAAAATCCTGGTGATGGAGAAAGGCAGAATCGTGGAGCAGGGCAGTCACGATGTACTAATGGCCGCCGGCGGTCAGTATGCCGACCTGGTAGCCATGGATATAAAGAGCGGCGACGATTGA
- a CDS encoding HDOD domain-containing protein yields MTSDGGQMENREKKRKEVFSKLNEDFSLPSPSKTVMEVIRLCQSETSSLNEIAEHIQTDPSLSAEIIKYANSAFLSTGIQVVSVHKATIKLGMKTVVNLALGFSLLSNNKGGTCEHFSYPLFWRTSLAEALAARELARRDKEFDPDELFVCALLAHMGNLSFATLFPEAYGRMLENQPANSPPKDLEREEFGIDSGELTVELFLNWGLPARYALAAGFHEDLGYVELGTGTTRRAAVLLFLAHTIARMCQSNKAQPLLLNTVLDTAKEYEVDIGEFSETFAAIVESWHEHGRLFEITTNECYSYMMDS; encoded by the coding sequence TTGACCAGTGACGGCGGACAGATGGAAAACAGGGAGAAAAAGAGAAAAGAGGTTTTCAGCAAGCTCAATGAAGACTTTTCATTGCCTTCGCCGTCAAAGACGGTCATGGAGGTAATCCGGCTCTGTCAGAGTGAGACTTCATCCCTTAATGAGATAGCGGAACATATCCAGACCGATCCATCCCTGTCCGCGGAAATTATCAAATATGCCAATTCCGCTTTTCTCTCTACCGGCATTCAGGTTGTCTCGGTACACAAGGCCACAATAAAGCTGGGGATGAAAACTGTTGTCAACCTGGCCCTGGGTTTTTCGTTACTCTCCAATAACAAAGGCGGCACCTGCGAGCACTTCTCGTATCCGCTGTTCTGGCGAACCAGCCTTGCAGAGGCTCTGGCTGCCCGCGAACTTGCCCGCAGGGACAAGGAATTTGATCCGGATGAACTCTTTGTCTGTGCCCTTTTGGCCCATATGGGCAACCTATCTTTTGCCACATTGTTCCCGGAAGCCTACGGCAGGATGCTGGAGAACCAGCCCGCCAACAGTCCGCCCAAGGATCTGGAAAGGGAAGAATTCGGTATAGACAGCGGCGAATTGACCGTCGAACTGTTTCTCAACTGGGGCCTGCCGGCCCGGTACGCCCTTGCGGCAGGATTTCATGAAGATCTGGGATATGTCGAACTGGGAACGGGCACAACCCGGCGGGCGGCCGTGCTTCTCTTTCTCGCCCATACTATTGCCCGGATGTGTCAAAGTAACAAGGCTCAACCGCTGCTGTTGAACACGGTTCTCGATACAGCCAAAGAGTATGAGGTCGATATCGGTGAGTTTAGCGAAACTTTCGCGGCCATCGTGGAGAGCTGGCATGAGCATGGTCGTTTATTTGAGATAACAACCAATGAATGTTACTCCTACATGATGGACTCGTAA
- the lpdA gene encoding dihydrolipoyl dehydrogenase: protein MVMGDMEMKVDLLVIGSGPGGYGAAFRGADLGLDVAMVDPRRHPGGVCLHEGCIPSKTYLHVAELLEESRVAHKMGIHFSRPEINPGEVLSWKNHIVDDMADGLVSLAESRGIQLIRGTAHFESSTGVRLQGAEISRIRFNQCIIATGSQAVSLPGSSFGGTGRIMSSREALELPDIPADLLVVGGGYAGLELGTIYAALGSRIHLVEQDNRLMSGVDKDLVAPLQRRLKQLFSKIDLHTGVAGLQESENGVIARLEKQGGIETLHFDRALVAVGRRPVSADLGLENTKVATDDRGFIRTDDQMRTMDNTIFAVGDVCGGMMLAHTAIRQGRVAAEAAAGKSVAYDVRAVPAVVYTDPQIAWCGLTEEEAGACDIAVSILRFPWKYSGRAATLDSTAGITKIITDRQDGRVLGVGICGRNAEGLIGEGVLAVEMGALAEDLALSLHPHPTLSENLGEAAEIFLGSPTHLLPGKKA from the coding sequence ATGGTTATGGGCGATATGGAAATGAAAGTTGACCTGCTGGTTATCGGCTCGGGCCCCGGCGGCTATGGGGCTGCCTTTCGCGGAGCCGATCTGGGGCTCGATGTTGCCATGGTCGATCCGCGCAGGCACCCGGGTGGCGTCTGTCTTCACGAAGGCTGCATACCCTCGAAAACCTATCTCCATGTCGCCGAACTCCTGGAAGAAAGCAGAGTGGCGCATAAAATGGGAATCCATTTCAGCAGACCCGAAATCAATCCGGGTGAGGTCCTTTCCTGGAAGAATCATATCGTGGACGACATGGCCGATGGGCTTGTCAGCCTCGCTGAATCGCGTGGCATCCAGCTGATCCGGGGCACCGCCCATTTCGAAAGTTCGACCGGTGTTCGTTTGCAGGGCGCTGAAATCAGCCGTATTCGTTTTAATCAGTGCATCATCGCCACCGGCTCGCAAGCCGTTTCCCTGCCGGGTTCCTCATTCGGCGGCACCGGCAGGATCATGAGTTCCAGAGAAGCCCTGGAGTTACCTGATATCCCGGCGGATCTGTTGGTAGTCGGCGGCGGCTATGCCGGGCTTGAGCTGGGAACCATCTATGCCGCACTGGGCAGCAGAATACATCTGGTGGAGCAGGACAATCGTCTGATGAGCGGTGTCGATAAAGATCTGGTTGCTCCGCTGCAGCGGCGTCTTAAACAGCTCTTTTCGAAAATAGATTTGCACACCGGAGTGGCCGGGCTTCAGGAGTCTGAGAACGGTGTCATCGCCCGGCTGGAAAAACAGGGCGGCATTGAAACCTTGCATTTCGACCGAGCACTGGTCGCCGTGGGACGCCGGCCGGTCTCCGCGGATCTTGGTTTGGAGAATACCAAAGTTGCCACCGATGACAGGGGATTTATCAGGACTGATGACCAGATGAGAACAATGGATAACACCATTTTTGCTGTGGGTGATGTCTGCGGAGGTATGATGCTGGCCCATACCGCTATCCGACAGGGCAGGGTGGCTGCGGAAGCAGCCGCGGGAAAGTCCGTTGCCTATGATGTCCGGGCTGTTCCGGCAGTGGTTTATACCGACCCCCAGATAGCCTGGTGCGGGCTTACGGAGGAAGAAGCCGGGGCCTGCGACATTGCCGTTTCGATCCTCCGCTTTCCCTGGAAATATTCCGGCAGAGCCGCCACGCTGGATTCCACCGCCGGAATCACCAAAATCATTACGGATCGGCAGGATGGCCGGGTTCTGGGAGTGGGCATCTGCGGTAGAAATGCGGAAGGACTCATTGGCGAAGGGGTGCTGGCTGTCGAGATGGGAGCTCTCGCCGAGGATCTGGCCTTAAGCCTCCATCCCCATCCGACACTCTCGGAGAATCTTGGGGAAGCGGCGGAAATCTTTCTCGGCAGTCCCACACATTTATTGCCTGGGAAAAAAGCTTAG
- a CDS encoding dihydrolipoamide acetyltransferase family protein translates to MTTSFRLPDLGEGVHEAEILAVPVASGQSIKEGDTLLEVETDKAAVEIPSPFTGNIDSINVKEGDMVKVGDVLITFEDSDGPAKSDRQPPVPEEQKKQAQAKQEKPEEVAAQQGGRGKLPIPASPATRRLARELGVPLDQVKPSGRKGLVTGDDVRRHAEKGQEGQEEKDTSKAASIGRKSFGVDLQAESADVSSLPDFSQWGEIERLPFRSIRRATANRMAASWAQIPHVNCQDIADITRLEEFRRRHKGDIEAAGGRLTMTVFALKAVATALKKFPQFNASLDLQAEEIIIKKYFHIGVAVDTEHGLMVPVIRDVDRKSIKELSIELSQSIARAKSRKSSRDEMVGGTFTITNAGAIGGGYFSAIINHPEIAILGLGQGRMQPAVVTNSHGRDEIVPRLQMPVVLCFDHRVADGADAIRFQRLIIDALEDPEELLITMI, encoded by the coding sequence ATGACTACATCTTTTCGTTTGCCGGATTTGGGTGAAGGTGTCCATGAAGCGGAAATTCTGGCGGTTCCCGTAGCAAGCGGCCAGTCGATAAAGGAAGGCGATACTCTTCTCGAGGTGGAAACCGATAAAGCAGCAGTTGAAATTCCTTCTCCCTTCACCGGAAACATAGATTCGATCAATGTCAAAGAAGGAGATATGGTCAAGGTAGGCGATGTTCTCATCACCTTTGAGGATAGCGACGGTCCCGCTAAAAGCGATCGTCAGCCTCCTGTGCCGGAAGAACAAAAGAAACAGGCGCAGGCAAAGCAGGAGAAACCTGAAGAAGTCGCTGCACAGCAGGGCGGCAGAGGCAAATTACCGATCCCCGCCTCTCCGGCCACCAGACGGCTGGCGCGGGAGCTTGGCGTCCCGCTGGACCAGGTCAAACCCAGTGGCAGGAAGGGTCTGGTCACTGGCGATGATGTTCGCCGGCATGCAGAAAAAGGGCAGGAAGGGCAAGAGGAAAAAGATACATCAAAAGCTGCATCGATAGGGCGGAAATCGTTTGGAGTCGATCTGCAGGCGGAAAGCGCAGACGTTTCCTCCCTCCCTGATTTCAGTCAGTGGGGTGAGATCGAACGACTGCCGTTCCGCTCGATCCGCCGGGCGACCGCCAACCGTATGGCGGCTTCCTGGGCGCAGATACCGCATGTCAACTGTCAGGATATTGCCGATATCACCAGGCTCGAGGAGTTTCGCCGGCGCCATAAGGGCGATATCGAGGCCGCCGGCGGTCGGCTTACCATGACGGTTTTTGCTTTAAAAGCGGTGGCCACGGCCCTGAAAAAATTTCCGCAGTTCAATGCCAGTCTGGATCTGCAGGCCGAAGAGATCATCATCAAGAAATATTTTCATATCGGTGTGGCTGTGGATACCGAGCATGGTCTGATGGTACCTGTTATCCGCGACGTCGACCGCAAGAGCATTAAGGAGCTGTCCATCGAGCTGAGTCAATCCATCGCCAGGGCCAAATCCCGCAAAAGCAGCCGGGATGAGATGGTTGGCGGGACCTTCACGATCACCAATGCCGGAGCAATCGGCGGCGGTTATTTTTCCGCGATTATCAATCATCCCGAAATAGCCATTCTCGGACTCGGCCAGGGGCGAATGCAGCCGGCGGTGGTTACCAACAGCCATGGCCGGGATGAAATCGTGCCGCGCCTGCAGATGCCCGTGGTACTCTGTTTTGATCATCGTGTCGCCGACGGCGCCGATGCCATCCGTTTTCAGCGGCTGATCATCGATGCGCTGGAAGATCCGGAAGAATTGCTGATTACCATGATCTGA